From a single Intestinibaculum porci genomic region:
- the erm(B) gene encoding 23S rRNA (adenine(2058)-N(6))-methyltransferase Erm(B) — MNKNIKYSQNFLTSEKVLNQIIKQLNLKETDTVYEIGTGKGHLTTKLAKISKQVTSIELDSHLFNLSSEKLKLNTRVTLIHQDILQFQFPNKQRYKIVGSIPYHLSTQIIKKVVFESHASDIYLIVEEGFYKRTLDIHRTLGLLLHTQVSIQQLLKLPAECFHPKPKVNSVLIKLTRHTTDVPDKYWKLYTYFVSKWVNREYRQLFTKNQFHQAMKHAKVNNLSTVTYEQVLSIFNSYLLFNGRK; from the coding sequence ATGAACAAAAATATAAAATATTCTCAAAACTTTTTAACGAGTGAAAAAGTACTCAACCAAATAATAAAACAATTGAATTTAAAAGAAACCGATACCGTTTACGAAATTGGAACAGGTAAAGGGCATTTAACGACGAAACTGGCTAAAATAAGTAAACAGGTAACGTCTATTGAATTAGACAGTCATCTATTCAACTTATCGTCAGAAAAATTAAAACTGAATACTCGTGTCACTTTAATTCACCAAGATATTCTACAGTTTCAATTCCCTAACAAACAGAGGTATAAAATTGTTGGGAGTATTCCTTACCATTTAAGCACACAAATTATTAAAAAAGTGGTTTTTGAAAGCCATGCGTCTGACATCTATCTGATTGTTGAAGAAGGATTCTATAAGCGTACCTTGGATATTCACCGAACACTAGGGTTGCTCTTGCACACTCAAGTCTCGATTCAGCAATTGCTTAAGCTGCCAGCGGAATGCTTTCATCCTAAACCAAAAGTAAACAGTGTCTTAATAAAACTTACCCGCCATACCACAGATGTTCCAGATAAATATTGGAAGCTATATACGTACTTTGTTTCAAAATGGGTCAATCGAGAATATCGTCAACTGTTTACTAAAAATCAGTTTCATCAAGCAATGAAACACGCCAAAGTAAACAATTTAAGTACCGTTACTTATGAGCAAGTATTGTCTATTTTTAATAGTTATCTATTATTTAACGGGAGGAAATAA
- a CDS encoding 23S rRNA methyltransferase attenuation leader peptide, whose translation MLVFQMRNVDKTSTVLKQTKNSDYADK comes from the coding sequence ATGTTGGTATTCCAAATGCGTAATGTAGATAAAACATCTACTGTTTTGAAACAGACTAAAAACAGTGATTACGCAGATAAATAA